The following are from one region of the Bacteroidales bacterium genome:
- a CDS encoding leucine-rich repeat domain-containing protein translates to MKTHMRFFLVVILSLSSFFLNAQVYYNINVALTDPESVDSLDLNSAFLGTLPKDIGKLVNLKYLDISFNNLKKLPSGITKLTKLETLIIEDNQIKELPSGFGNLKSLKKLNLRNNKITSLPKDFIGLTSLTELNLRHNRILEIPKELLKLEQIKKLNLGENKIIEVPSFAKMLNLEVLYLNKNKITEFPKNVTKNINLKELYLNNNRIVELSEKIKDMNKLQTLNLEYNKIAIIHPVIYKETNIPYLNFGFNKLKAVPKGLLEMTALKYIDLRGNKIPYYQVKQLRDSLKSCEVNMKLNTAELQEAIEFTSMEEALKNPEKVYILTLINTPVIPNELKMLSNLQSLNLEENNITNIPSFLGRLTNLEILKLARNSITYIPKSIKDLKYLKMLDMRDNQLSEIPHEIGELKKLEYIDFRQNNLTSLPPEIGNLENLEVLSIEENSITQLPEEIGNLKKLVTLYAAKNKLESLPASIGKLKNVTEFDVSQNVNLSSIPAEISNMDNLIKFSAGNNNLDSLPSEIGNISNLSDIDVRGNFLTDLPASIENLQYLIIIDLSSNKFEEIPLSLMNIPGLNKLSISDNKIKTLPPDIQNLVFVEEFDLFGNQLTDIPAEIAGMESLSILNLFANKIKTLPQEISSCTNIRLIDLRMNPINEGDKYKIRRYVEGAEVRFDSN, encoded by the coding sequence ATGAAAACACATATGAGATTTTTTTTGGTTGTTATTTTAAGTTTAAGTTCATTTTTTTTAAATGCACAAGTATATTATAACATAAATGTAGCACTTACCGATCCCGAAAGTGTTGATTCCTTGGATTTAAACAGTGCTTTTCTGGGAACTTTGCCTAAAGATATAGGAAAGTTAGTAAACTTAAAGTATTTGGATATTAGTTTTAATAACCTGAAAAAATTGCCGTCAGGAATTACAAAGCTAACAAAATTAGAAACTTTAATTATTGAAGATAATCAAATTAAAGAATTACCGTCAGGCTTCGGGAATTTAAAAAGTTTGAAAAAATTAAATTTAAGAAATAACAAAATTACATCATTACCGAAAGATTTTATAGGACTAACTTCACTAACCGAATTAAATCTTCGACATAACAGGATATTAGAAATTCCGAAAGAATTACTCAAGCTTGAACAAATTAAAAAACTGAATCTTGGCGAAAATAAAATTATTGAAGTTCCGTCTTTCGCTAAAATGTTGAATTTAGAAGTACTATATTTAAATAAAAATAAAATTACTGAATTTCCTAAAAATGTCACAAAAAATATAAATCTGAAAGAGCTGTATCTTAACAATAACAGGATAGTAGAATTAAGTGAGAAAATTAAAGATATGAATAAATTGCAGACTCTTAACCTCGAGTATAATAAAATCGCAATAATTCATCCTGTAATTTATAAAGAAACAAATATACCGTATTTAAATTTCGGATTCAACAAATTAAAAGCCGTTCCGAAAGGTCTGTTAGAAATGACAGCATTAAAATATATTGATTTAAGAGGAAATAAAATTCCGTATTATCAAGTTAAGCAATTAAGAGACTCTTTAAAAAGTTGCGAGGTTAATATGAAGTTAAATACAGCAGAGTTGCAGGAAGCAATTGAATTTACATCAATGGAAGAAGCTTTAAAAAATCCTGAAAAAGTATATATTCTCACTTTGATAAATACACCCGTAATTCCGAATGAATTAAAGATGCTTTCAAATCTTCAATCACTTAATTTAGAAGAAAATAATATTACAAATATTCCTTCATTTTTAGGTCGATTAACTAACTTAGAAATATTAAAATTAGCACGAAACAGCATAACATATATTCCTAAATCAATAAAAGACCTCAAGTATTTAAAAATGCTTGATATGAGAGACAATCAATTAAGCGAAATACCGCATGAGATAGGAGAACTTAAAAAATTAGAATATATAGACTTCAGACAAAATAATTTAACTTCATTACCGCCCGAAATAGGGAATCTTGAGAATTTAGAAGTATTAAGTATTGAAGAAAACAGCATAACTCAACTTCCTGAAGAAATAGGAAACTTAAAAAAACTTGTAACTTTATATGCAGCAAAAAATAAACTGGAAAGTTTACCGGCATCAATCGGAAAGCTGAAAAATGTTACCGAATTTGATGTAAGCCAAAATGTAAACTTAAGTTCAATACCTGCCGAAATAAGTAATATGGATAATTTGATAAAGTTTTCTGCAGGAAACAATAATCTTGATTCATTACCTTCTGAAATAGGAAACATCTCGAACCTCTCAGATATTGACGTAAGAGGTAACTTTTTGACAGACTTGCCCGCAAGTATCGAAAATTTGCAATATTTAATAATAATTGATTTAAGTTCAAATAAGTTTGAGGAAATTCCTTTAAGCCTTATGAATATTCCCGGTTTGAATAAGTTATCAATCAGCGATAATAAAATTAAAACATTACCTCCGGATATTCAAAACTTGGTTTTTGTGGAGGAATTTGATTTGTTCGGAAATCAATTAACCGATATACCTGCCGAAATTGCAGGAATGGAGTCATTATCAATCCTTAATTTATTCGCTAATAAAATAAAAACATTACCGCAAGAAATTTCAAGTTGCACAAATATAAGGCTCATTGATTTGAGAATGAACCCGATAAACGAAGGCGATAAATACAAAATAAGAAGATATGTTGAAGGTGCCGAAGTAAGATTCGACTCAAATTAA
- a CDS encoding M23 family metallopeptidase → MTENKYNFNPETLDFEEKSMPKSKRLLISGISIFIGAIFIFIIIFIAFSYYFEAKNSKQTEAEYAILEEQYKNLLDRKKQNDEYLNELVEKDKKIYQAVFKSEPDNSVFERKNPYTKFSDVDVNIVIQQNNERMSSFEKETDTQRKEYKKILNILKSSKSEELMRIPAIQPIFNKNLKFPVYGFGKRIDQVYKSLVFHPGIDYAAPEGTAVFATADGKIEQAGTKRGLGKRIIINHENGYKTIYAHLGRINVSKGKKIKRGDKIGSIGMTGKSLIPHLHYELHYNGKPINPVNYFFIDLSPEEFYQIRLLSAKSGLSLD, encoded by the coding sequence ATGACCGAAAATAAATATAATTTCAATCCTGAGACATTGGATTTTGAAGAAAAATCAATGCCAAAATCAAAACGTTTATTGATTTCGGGAATATCAATTTTCATAGGAGCAATTTTTATTTTTATTATAATTTTTATTGCGTTCTCATATTATTTTGAAGCAAAAAACTCAAAACAAACTGAAGCGGAATATGCAATTTTAGAAGAGCAATATAAAAACTTACTGGACAGGAAAAAGCAAAACGATGAATATTTAAACGAGTTGGTAGAAAAAGATAAGAAAATTTATCAAGCCGTATTTAAAAGCGAGCCGGATAACAGTGTTTTTGAAAGAAAAAATCCTTACACAAAATTTTCGGATGTTGATGTTAATATAGTAATACAACAAAATAACGAAAGGATGTCTTCTTTTGAAAAAGAAACAGATACACAACGAAAAGAGTATAAAAAAATATTGAATATCCTAAAGTCTTCAAAATCCGAGGAATTAATGCGTATTCCTGCTATTCAACCAATTTTCAATAAAAACTTAAAGTTTCCTGTTTACGGTTTCGGCAAGCGAATTGATCAAGTTTATAAATCATTGGTTTTTCACCCCGGAATAGATTATGCCGCTCCTGAAGGAACAGCTGTTTTTGCAACTGCTGACGGAAAAATTGAACAAGCAGGCACAAAAAGGGGTTTAGGAAAACGCATTATTATCAATCACGAAAACGGATATAAAACTATTTATGCTCATTTGGGAAGAATAAATGTAAGCAAAGGAAAGAAAATAAAAAGGGGAGATAAAATAGGTTCGATAGGCATGACAGGAAAATCATTAATACCTCATTTGCATTATGAATTGCATTATAACGGCAAACCGATTAATCCGGTAAATTATTTTTTTATTGATTTATCTCCGGAAGAATTTTATCAAATAAGATTGCTTTCTGCAAAATCGGGTCTCAGTTTAGATTAA
- a CDS encoding PASTA domain-containing protein: MKIKGFFKVIFSKKFLIQYGIAVLFIIAVISITFLSLRISTNHGEAFSLPDFTGLTVNQALKKGDDLNLKIEVIDSVYNGLGRRGTVIDQNPPPDFKVKSHRKIFITIKSVSPKIIKMPDFIHTTLVQAKSDIETYGLRIGKITYEPSIYDNVVLEQKYRDFPIAAGTEIPQGAEIELVLGRSEDMGRTITPDLYGLTLENAELEAAEFMMNIGTVLYDETVISYNDSVSARVLRQRPKANISSQPGNEIDIVLSMITDTIPE; this comes from the coding sequence ATGAAAATAAAAGGTTTCTTTAAAGTTATTTTTAGTAAAAAGTTTTTAATTCAGTACGGAATAGCAGTTTTATTTATAATAGCAGTTATTTCAATAACATTTTTATCATTAAGAATTTCAACAAATCACGGAGAAGCATTTTCTTTACCTGATTTTACGGGTTTAACGGTAAACCAAGCTCTTAAAAAAGGAGATGATTTAAACCTCAAAATTGAAGTTATTGATTCTGTTTATAACGGACTCGGGAGGAGAGGGACAGTTATTGACCAAAACCCTCCGCCTGATTTTAAGGTAAAATCTCACAGGAAAATTTTTATCACAATAAAATCTGTTTCTCCGAAAATAATAAAAATGCCCGATTTTATTCATACAACATTAGTACAAGCAAAATCTGATATTGAAACTTACGGTTTAAGGATAGGTAAAATTACTTACGAACCTTCAATTTATGATAATGTTGTTCTTGAACAAAAATACAGAGATTTTCCTATTGCGGCAGGAACTGAAATCCCGCAAGGAGCAGAAATAGAACTTGTACTCGGAAGGTCGGAAGATATGGGAAGAACAATAACGCCTGATTTATACGGATTAACATTAGAAAACGCAGAATTGGAAGCTGCCGAATTTATGATGAATATAGGAACCGTACTTTATGACGAAACAGTTATTTCATATAACGATTCCGTTTCGGCAAGAGTTTTACGGCAAAGACCTAAAGCAAATATATCTTCTCAACCCGGAAATGAAATTGATATTGTTCTGAGCATGATTACTGATACAATTCCTGAGTAA
- a CDS encoding T9SS type A sorting domain-containing protein, which produces MKRLFVFITLFLFINLNFVLAQEYISGVTVNAQIKEKSKQNRNAEKEIKSSLELPFWDDFSDSQIYPKAELWQDNYVYINSTLVSNSPSIGVATFDAINDKGTVYEHADYLTPFFADTLTSQAINLNYPSENSIYLSFYYRPSVDEDFGDVGAEPETQDSLILEFYASEEDAWYQIWSKEGNNNPEFQFVIINVIDDKFLKDGFKFRFKNIASFGSATYPSLAGNCDFWHIDYVYLNKDRTENDNIFHDIAFTKPFRSLINNFEAVPWSHYKSLSSQDVKDKISIEFMNNDNVIRIIDSLNFSLTDLSGNAATQNYFAGTFFPTAFSRQANDIIGHPFLFPYNNDYFCDFELQARIVTSSFDSAQNNVIKYTQKFRDYYAYDDGSAEAGYGIFGNGTKYGSVAYKFTPLKADYIQGVKMYFTQTFQDASQKYFWLNVWNQGNDGKPDTTIISFEGQLPEYDDELNKFIYYKFEEPVFLEGTIFIGWTQTTDDKLNIGFDYNNIKNENLFYNISGEWIPSLIEGSVMIRPVFGEVYAGISKPEKFEINIYPNPASNFLHIDYNKNPAENYTISIYNIQGKQVFVKNNFEENTIDISNLVKGLYFVRITDSANEFFNTKFIKQ; this is translated from the coding sequence ATGAAAAGACTTTTTGTATTTATAACTCTGTTTTTATTCATAAATTTAAACTTTGTTCTTGCACAAGAATATATATCAGGAGTTACCGTAAATGCACAAATTAAAGAAAAATCAAAGCAAAACCGTAATGCCGAAAAAGAAATAAAAAGTTCTTTAGAACTTCCTTTTTGGGACGATTTTTCCGACAGTCAAATTTATCCGAAAGCTGAACTGTGGCAAGATAATTATGTTTATATTAATTCAACATTAGTATCAAACTCTCCCTCAATAGGTGTTGCAACTTTTGATGCGATTAATGATAAAGGTACGGTATATGAACATGCCGATTATTTAACACCGTTTTTTGCAGATACGCTTACCTCGCAAGCAATTAACTTGAATTATCCGAGTGAAAATTCAATATATTTAAGTTTTTATTACAGACCGAGTGTTGATGAAGATTTCGGAGATGTAGGTGCAGAACCTGAAACACAAGATTCATTAATATTGGAATTTTATGCATCCGAAGAAGATGCTTGGTATCAAATATGGTCGAAAGAAGGAAATAATAATCCGGAATTTCAATTTGTTATAATAAATGTTATTGATGATAAGTTTTTGAAAGACGGTTTTAAATTCAGATTTAAAAATATTGCAAGTTTCGGCTCTGCTACATACCCGAGTTTAGCAGGTAATTGTGATTTTTGGCATATTGATTATGTTTATTTGAATAAAGACAGAACAGAAAACGATAATATTTTTCACGATATTGCTTTTACAAAACCGTTTCGTTCTCTTATAAATAATTTTGAAGCAGTTCCTTGGTCGCATTATAAATCATTATCTTCACAAGATGTAAAAGATAAAATATCAATTGAATTTATGAATAACGATAATGTTATTAGAATAATCGACAGCCTTAATTTTTCTTTAACAGATTTAAGCGGAAATGCCGCAACACAAAACTATTTTGCAGGAACTTTTTTCCCGACAGCTTTTTCAAGACAAGCAAATGATATTATCGGGCATCCTTTTTTATTTCCTTACAATAATGATTACTTCTGTGATTTTGAACTTCAAGCAAGAATAGTTACAAGTTCTTTTGATTCGGCACAAAATAATGTAATAAAATATACACAAAAGTTCAGAGATTATTATGCTTATGACGACGGAAGTGCAGAAGCCGGTTACGGAATTTTCGGAAACGGAACAAAATACGGTTCTGTTGCATATAAATTTACTCCTTTAAAAGCAGATTATATACAAGGTGTGAAAATGTATTTTACGCAAACATTTCAAGATGCAAGTCAAAAATATTTTTGGCTGAATGTTTGGAATCAAGGTAACGACGGAAAACCCGACACAACAATAATTTCGTTTGAAGGGCAACTTCCTGAATATGACGATGAACTTAATAAATTTATATATTACAAATTTGAAGAACCTGTTTTTTTGGAAGGAACAATTTTTATAGGTTGGACACAAACAACCGATGATAAATTAAATATAGGTTTTGATTATAACAATATTAAGAACGAAAACTTATTTTATAATATCTCGGGCGAATGGATTCCGTCATTAATTGAAGGTTCCGTAATGATAAGGCCTGTTTTCGGTGAAGTTTATGCCGGAATTTCGAAACCCGAAAAATTTGAAATAAATATATATCCTAATCCGGCAAGTAATTTTTTGCATATAGATTATAATAAAAATCCTGCTGAAAATTATACAATTTCAATATATAATATACAAGGTAAGCAAGTATTTGTTAAAAATAATTTTGAAGAAAATACAATTGACATCAGTAATTTAGTGAAAGGATTGTATTTTGTAAGAATTACCGATTCTGCCAATGAATTTTTTAACACAAAATTTATTAAGCAATAA
- a CDS encoding peroxiredoxin, which yields MAVLTGKKAPLFTAPAVSNGGEMIDAFKLEDYIGKKYVVLFFYPADFTFVCPTEIIAFQEKMEEFDKRNVQVIGVSTDSQFSHWKWLQTELNDGGIKGVKYPLVADQNKTISLDYDVLAGNYDFEEGSDDYKMVFNGTPMAYRGLFLIDKEGTVQHQVVNNMPLGRSINETLRMIDALQYFEKNGEVCPADWKQGDEGLVATQVGIAEYLGKK from the coding sequence ATGGCAGTTTTAACAGGGAAAAAAGCTCCTTTATTTACGGCTCCGGCTGTATCAAACGGAGGCGAAATGATAGACGCATTCAAATTAGAAGATTATATAGGAAAGAAATATGTTGTTCTTTTCTTTTATCCTGCAGATTTTACTTTTGTATGTCCCACGGAAATTATTGCATTCCAAGAAAAAATGGAAGAATTTGACAAAAGAAACGTTCAAGTAATAGGAGTATCAACCGATTCTCAATTCTCACACTGGAAATGGTTACAAACCGAATTAAACGACGGCGGAATTAAAGGTGTAAAATATCCTTTGGTTGCAGATCAAAATAAAACAATTTCATTAGATTATGATGTTCTTGCAGGAAATTATGATTTTGAAGAAGGTTCTGATGATTACAAAATGGTTTTTAACGGAACACCTATGGCATACAGAGGCTTATTTTTAATTGATAAAGAAGGAACGGTTCAGCACCAAGTTGTAAACAATATGCCTTTGGGAAGAAGCATTAACGAAACATTAAGAATGATTGATGCTTTACAATATTTTGAAAAAAACGGTGAAGTTTGTCCGGCAGACTGGAAACAAGGCGACGAAGGATTAGTTGCAACACAAGTAGGAATTGCTGAATATCTCGGCAAAAAATAA
- a CDS encoding WbqC family protein encodes MAIFSIAYFPPVQYFSELINSEENIIEQNENYTKQSYRNRCEILSSNVKQTLSIPIIKKSGNKQLIKDVKIDYKNDWQNIHLKSLQAAYLSSPFYEFYIDALLPFFEKKYKFLFDLNLEIIMTILEELQIKKKITLTNEYKTTYNYSDFRSSIHPKKSFLTACNKFVVKRYTQVFFEKFDFIPNLSILDLLFNEGPDSINYLLLK; translated from the coding sequence ATGGCTATATTTTCAATTGCATATTTTCCGCCGGTACAATATTTTTCAGAGTTAATTAATTCTGAAGAAAATATTATTGAACAAAATGAAAACTACACAAAGCAGTCATACAGAAATCGTTGCGAGATATTGTCTTCGAACGTAAAACAAACTCTAAGTATTCCGATAATAAAAAAGTCAGGTAATAAACAATTAATTAAAGACGTAAAGATTGATTATAAAAACGATTGGCAAAACATTCATTTAAAAAGTTTGCAGGCTGCATACCTTTCTTCTCCTTTTTATGAATTTTATATTGATGCTTTGTTGCCTTTTTTTGAAAAAAAGTATAAATTTTTATTTGATTTGAATTTGGAAATTATTATGACAATTTTGGAAGAACTGCAAATTAAAAAGAAAATAACTTTAACGAATGAATATAAAACCACTTATAATTATTCGGATTTCAGAAGTTCAATTCATCCGAAGAAAAGTTTTCTAACAGCATGCAATAAATTTGTCGTAAAAAGATATACGCAAGTGTTTTTTGAAAAGTTCGACTTTATACCGAATTTATCAATATTAGATTTGTTGTTTAATGAAGGTCCCGATTCTATAAACTATTTGTTATTAAAATAA
- a CDS encoding alkaline phosphatase family protein, whose amino-acid sequence MQKKNILILLLLISAFTFKSAAQKKTPPEKPKLIVSIVVEGMRYDYLYKYWDKFSEGGFKKLVNKGMFYRNAEYEYLYTKSSSGYATLVTGSNPSQHGIVNDWWYKRLSNKKVYCVYDKNVTALGTDSENYKNSPKSLLASTFSDELRLSNFKQSKVISISPKDYAAVLPAGHLGNAAYWFDKKTGNWISSSYYFPQLPKWVNRFNSKKFPDIYLFKEWDTFLPKEKYNECLGDDNSFEIGYLGGHNTFPYQLPMLKKDAGNYDILNYTPFGNTYTKDFAVSAIVNENLGKDEYCDYLNISFTASSNITKKFSIRSMEIADTYIRLDRDLQHFINFIDDFVGIENTVIILISDRGSTDSPRLLKNINMPGGYFKDKNAETLIKSFVKAIYNNDNFIEYFDGSYMYLNRNRIEDEKFKLAEIQNKIASFIVDFTGVANSVTSNDLESRNYTSGMLMRAQNSYHKKRSGDISIILEPGYVPGSDNEYGSGYRNFTNVPLIFYGWKIKAGESYKSVSITDVAPTLARFLQIAYPNASTGKVLEELF is encoded by the coding sequence ATGCAAAAAAAAAACATACTAATACTTTTATTGTTAATATCTGCTTTCACTTTCAAAAGTGCTGCCCAAAAAAAAACACCTCCTGAAAAACCGAAACTGATAGTCAGTATTGTTGTAGAAGGCATGAGGTATGATTACCTGTATAAATATTGGGATAAATTCAGCGAAGGGGGCTTTAAAAAACTCGTTAACAAAGGTATGTTTTACAGAAATGCCGAATATGAATATCTTTACACAAAATCATCCTCCGGCTATGCAACATTGGTTACCGGCTCAAACCCTTCACAACACGGCATTGTAAATGATTGGTGGTATAAACGTCTTTCAAACAAAAAAGTATATTGCGTTTATGATAAAAACGTAACAGCACTCGGAACCGATTCCGAAAATTATAAAAACTCACCGAAATCATTACTTGCATCAACTTTCTCTGACGAATTAAGGCTCTCAAATTTCAAACAATCAAAAGTTATAAGTATTTCACCTAAAGATTATGCAGCCGTATTACCTGCAGGACATCTCGGAAATGCTGCTTACTGGTTTGATAAAAAAACAGGAAACTGGATTTCAAGCAGTTATTATTTTCCGCAACTTCCGAAATGGGTAAACAGATTTAACAGTAAAAAATTTCCCGATATTTATTTATTTAAAGAATGGGATACTTTTTTGCCGAAAGAAAAATACAATGAATGCTTAGGTGATGATAACTCTTTTGAAATAGGTTATTTAGGAGGTCACAATACTTTTCCGTATCAACTTCCGATGTTAAAAAAAGATGCAGGCAATTACGATATTCTTAATTATACTCCTTTCGGAAATACATATACAAAAGATTTTGCCGTATCGGCTATTGTAAATGAAAATCTCGGAAAAGATGAATATTGCGATTATTTAAATATAAGTTTTACGGCAAGTTCAAATATTACAAAAAAATTCAGCATTCGTTCTATGGAAATTGCAGACACCTACATAAGGTTAGACCGTGATTTACAGCATTTTATAAATTTTATTGACGATTTTGTCGGAATTGAAAATACGGTTATAATACTTATTTCCGACAGAGGTTCAACCGATTCTCCCAGATTATTGAAAAATATTAATATGCCCGGCGGTTATTTTAAAGATAAAAACGCCGAAACCCTAATAAAAAGTTTTGTAAAAGCAATATATAATAACGATAATTTCATTGAATATTTTGACGGTTCTTATATGTACTTAAACCGAAACAGAATTGAAGACGAAAAATTTAAATTAGCCGAAATTCAAAATAAAATTGCAAGTTTTATTGTTGATTTTACCGGTGTTGCAAATAGTGTAACTTCAAACGATTTAGAAAGCAGAAATTATACATCGGGAATGTTAATGAGAGCACAAAACAGTTATCATAAAAAACGTTCGGGCGACATTTCAATTATTTTAGAACCCGGTTATGTTCCCGGCAGCGACAATGAATACGGCTCAGGTTACAGAAATTTCACAAATGTTCCTCTGATTTTCTACGGTTGGAAAATAAAAGCGGGAGAAAGCTATAAATCTGTTTCAATTACAGATGTTGCTCCTACACTTGCACGATTTCTGCAAATTGCATATCCTAACGCTTCAACAGGTAAAGTTTTGGAAGAATTATTTTAA
- a CDS encoding C4-type zinc ribbon domain-containing protein, translating into MADKTKQTEEQKLKLLFKLQTIDSTMDNIKTLRGELPLQVKELEDDIVGLDTRVSKIKEELEKLNHSISDRKNQIIESEEKIKKYEKQQATVKNNREFDSLNKEIEFQKLEVELSEKRIKEYKEKIKLEKEKTKEVKEIVKDKKAELKEKKGELGAITGETKIEEDKLIKESEKIISKIDERLTKSYTRIRNNVRNGLAIAPIDRGACGGCHNKIPPQKQLDIATRKKIIFCEHCGRIIVDSVLADEIK; encoded by the coding sequence ATGGCTGACAAGACTAAGCAAACAGAAGAACAAAAACTGAAATTGTTGTTTAAATTACAAACAATTGATTCAACAATGGATAATATAAAAACTTTAAGAGGTGAATTACCTCTGCAAGTTAAAGAACTTGAAGATGATATTGTAGGTTTAGATACAAGAGTAAGTAAAATTAAAGAAGAACTTGAAAAATTAAACCATTCAATATCAGACCGAAAGAATCAAATTATTGAATCGGAAGAAAAAATTAAAAAATACGAAAAGCAACAAGCAACCGTAAAAAATAACCGCGAATTTGATTCATTAAATAAAGAAATTGAATTTCAAAAATTAGAAGTTGAATTAAGCGAAAAAAGAATAAAAGAATATAAAGAGAAAATTAAACTTGAAAAAGAAAAAACAAAAGAAGTAAAAGAAATTGTTAAAGACAAAAAAGCAGAATTAAAAGAAAAGAAAGGAGAACTTGGAGCAATTACCGGCGAAACAAAAATTGAAGAAGATAAATTAATTAAAGAATCGGAAAAAATAATTTCTAAAATCGATGAAAGACTTACAAAATCTTATACTCGAATAAGAAACAATGTAAGAAACGGTCTTGCAATTGCTCCTATCGACAGAGGTGCTTGCGGAGGTTGCCACAATAAAATCCCGCCACAAAAACAACTTGACATCGCAACAAGAAAAAAGATTATTTTTTGTGAACATTGCGGAAGAATTATAGTTGACTCGGTTCTTGCTGATGAAATTAAATAA
- a CDS encoding Nif3-like dinuclear metal center hexameric protein: MKIKDITNYLETLAPLSFQEPYDNAGLITGNKNNDLKGVIITLDTVEDVVEEAIKKEANLIISHHPIIFKGLKKITGKNYVERTIIKAIKNDIAIYAVHTNLDNVNSGVNAMLCKKLNLKNYKILRPVNNHLRKLITFVPEEHAEKVRTEIFNAGAGHIGNYDNCSFNSSGQGTFRAGDNTNPFVGKKNKIHFENEIKIETIYPKHLENQILNALFLSHPYEEVAYDLYSLENKYNNAGAGMIGELSKPEDALSFLKRIKTTLNTGTVKHTKLTGNKIKKVALCGGSGSFLLKDAIAEKADIFISGDFKYHEFFDTENKIIIADAGHYETEQFTKELIFDVLVKKFNNFACFLSEINTNPINYL, encoded by the coding sequence ATGAAAATAAAAGATATAACTAACTATTTAGAAACACTTGCACCGCTCTCATTTCAAGAACCTTATGACAATGCAGGTTTAATAACCGGAAATAAAAATAATGACCTTAAAGGAGTAATAATTACACTTGATACTGTTGAAGATGTTGTTGAAGAAGCAATAAAAAAAGAAGCAAATCTGATAATTTCGCATCATCCGATTATTTTCAAAGGATTAAAAAAAATTACCGGAAAAAATTATGTTGAACGAACAATAATTAAAGCAATAAAAAATGATATTGCAATTTATGCCGTTCATACAAATTTGGATAATGTAAATTCAGGAGTAAATGCAATGCTTTGCAAAAAATTAAACTTGAAAAATTACAAAATACTAAGACCTGTAAATAATCACCTCAGAAAATTAATAACATTCGTTCCCGAAGAACATGCCGAAAAAGTAAGAACAGAAATCTTTAATGCAGGAGCAGGACATATCGGCAATTACGACAATTGCAGCTTTAACAGTTCGGGGCAAGGAACTTTCAGAGCCGGAGATAATACAAACCCATTTGTCGGGAAGAAAAATAAAATACATTTTGAAAATGAGATTAAAATTGAAACTATTTACCCGAAACATCTCGAAAATCAAATTCTAAACGCATTATTCCTGTCGCACCCTTATGAAGAAGTTGCGTATGATCTTTATTCGCTTGAAAATAAATATAATAATGCAGGAGCAGGAATGATAGGAGAACTCAGCAAACCCGAAGATGCTTTAAGTTTTCTTAAAAGAATTAAAACGACGCTCAATACCGGAACTGTTAAGCATACAAAATTAACAGGAAACAAAATTAAAAAAGTTGCACTTTGCGGCGGTTCCGGAAGTTTTTTATTAAAAGATGCAATAGCCGAAAAAGCTGATATTTTTATAAGCGGAGATTTTAAATATCACGAATTTTTTGATACTGAAAATAAAATAATTATTGCAGATGCCGGACATTATGAAACAGAACAATTCACAAAAGAATTAATTTTTGATGTGCTTGTGAAAAAATTTAATAACTTTGCGTGTTTTTTATCAGAAATAAATACAAATCCAATTAACTATTTATAG